In a single window of the Cervus elaphus chromosome 1, mCerEla1.1, whole genome shotgun sequence genome:
- the LOC122702316 gene encoding olfactory receptor 51A7-like, giving the protein MPTLNSSKVEITTFFLIGIPGLEHVHIWISIPICLMYLVAILGNCTILFVIGTEPSLHAPMYYFLSMLAVSDLGLSLSSLPTMLRIFALNATGISPNACFAQEFFIHGFTDLESSVLLVMSFDRFLAICNPLRYSSILPNARVAKIGVAFLIKSILLVLPFPFTLKRLTYCRKSLLSHSYCRHQDVMKLACSDNTFNFFYGFFVVLCMMTDSVFIAVFYIFILKTVMGIGSHKERLKALNTCVSHICAVLIFYVPIIALASMHRFGKLKSPLAMILIADIFLLVPPLMNPIVYCVKTQQIREKVLGKFGLN; this is encoded by the coding sequence ATGCCCACTCTCAATTCCTCTAAGGTGGAGATCACCACCTTCTTCCTGATTGGAATCCCAGGACTGGAGCATGTTCACATATGGATCTCTATCCCCATCTGCCTCATGTACCTGGTGGCCATCCTTGGCAATTGCACCATACTCTTCGTGATTGGGACAGAGCCCTCACTCCATGCACCCATGTACTATTTCCTTTCCATGTTGGCTGTCTCTGACCTGGGACTGTCCCTCTCATCCCTCCCCACTATGCTGCGGATCTTTGCTCTCAATGCTACAGGAATTTCCCCAAATGCCTGCTTTGCTCAAGAATTCTTTATCCATGGATTCACAGATCTGGAGTCCTCAGTGCTCCTGGTCATGTCTTTTGATcgctttttggccatctgcaaCCCTCTGAGATACAGCTCCATCCTCCCCAATGCCAGAGTGGCCAAAATAGGTGTGGCGTTTCTCATCAAAAGCATTCTCTTAGTGCTCCCATttcctttcactctcaaaagATTGACCTATTGTAGGAAGAGCCTACTTTCTCACTCTTACTGTCGCCATCAAGATGTCATGAAGCTTGCCTGCTCTGACAACACATTCAACTTTTTCTATGGCTTCTTTGTTGTTCTCTGTATGATGACAGACAGTGTGTTCATTGCTGTGTTCTACATATTCATCCTGAAGACTGTGATGGGAATTGGATCCCACAAGGAGCGGCTCAAAGCCCTCaacacctgtgtctcccacatctgTGCTGTGCTCATCTTCTATGTGCCCATCATAGCTTTGGCTTCCATGCACCGCTTTGGCAAGCTCAAGTCCCCATTGGCCATGATCCTCATTGCTGACATTTTCTTGCTAGTGCCACCTCTGATGAATCCCATTGTCTACTGTGTGAAGACACAGCAAATTCGTGAGAAGGTTCTGGGGAAATTTGGTCTAAATTAA